The Euphorbia lathyris chromosome 2, ddEupLath1.1, whole genome shotgun sequence genome includes a window with the following:
- the LOC136219871 gene encoding sugar transporter ERD6-like 16 isoform X2, with translation MEDLNLTTAQYSMFGSILTIGAMFGAITSGRISDYLGRKGAMRMSAGFCITGWIAVFFSTGYLSLDMGRFFTGFGIGVFSFVIPIFIAEIAPKNLRGGLTTLNQLLIVTGSSASLLLGSVISWRTLALIGVVPCIVLFAGLFFVPESPRWLAKVGRDKEFQVALQKLRGKDADVTREADEIRVYLHNLQALPKARFLDLFQKQYIRFVFIGVAIMIFQQICGINGIQFYVSQTFVSAGLSSGTIGTIAYACVQVPITVVGALLMDKSGRKPLIMISAAGTFLGCFLTGLSFLLKAQSLLLGLVPIMAVSGVLIFISGFSIGMGAVPWLIMSEILPLNIKGVAGSLVVLVNWIGAWLVSYTFNFLISWSSSGTFFLYSGFSLLSIVFVAKYVPETKGKTLEEIQDSINS, from the exons ATGGAAGATCTTAATCTCACAACAGCCCAG TACTCAATGTTTGGGTCTATATTGACAATTGGGGCAATGTTTGGTGCTATTACAAGTGGCCGGATTTCAGATTACCTTGGCCGGAAAGGG GCAATGAGAATGTCAGCTGGGTTTTGCATTACAGGCTGGATTGCTGTGTTTTTCTCTACA GGATATTTGTCACTTGACATGGGTAGATTTTTCACTGGATTTGGCATTGGAGTTTTCTCTTTTGTG ataCCAATATTCATAGCAGAAATTGCCCCGAAGAACCTTCGCGGTGGCCTTACCACATTGAATCAG CTCCTAATTGTTACTGGATCATCTGCTTCACTCTTGTTAGGAAGTGTCATATCTTGGAGAACACTAGCTCTAATAGGCGTTGTTCCTTGCATAGTCCTCTTTGCTGGCTTGTTCTTCGTCCCGGAGTCTCCTAGATGGCTA GCGAAAGTTGGCAGAGATAAAGAATTCCAAGTTGCATTGCAGAAACTCCGTGGAAAAGATGCTGATGTTACTCGTGAAGCAGACGAAATCCGA GTTTATCTTCATAACCTTCAAGCCCTTCCGAAAGCTAGATTTCTCGATTTGTTCCAAAAGCAATACATTCGTTTCGTATTC ATTGGAGTGGCAATAATGATATTCCAACAAATCTGTGGAATCAATGGAATTCAATTTTATGTCAGCCAAACTTTTGTATCAGCTG GACTTTCCTCTGGCACAATTGGAACCATAGCTTATGCTTGTGTTCAGGTTCCAATAACAGTAGTTGGAGCATTGCTAATGGACAAATCTGGAAGAAAGCCACTAATTATG ATTTCTGCAGCAGGGACATTCCTTGGTTGCTTCCTGACTGGACTTTCTTTCTTGCTCAAG GCACAAAGTTTATTGCTTGGATTGGTACCTATAATGGCTGTTTCAGGAGTTCTG ATCTTCATATCAGGATTCTCAATTGGAATGGGAGCAGTTCCATGGTtgattatgtcagag ATTCTTCCTTTGAACATAAAGGGAGTTGCTGGAAGTCTGGTGGTGCTTGTCAACTGGATAGGTGCTTGGCTAGTTTCTTACACATTCAACTTCCTAATTAGTTGGAGTTCTTCAG GAACATTCTTTTTGTACTCAGGATTTTCATTGTTGAGTATTGTATTTGTGGCCAAGTATGTGCCAGAAACAAAGGGGAAAACCCTGGAAGAAATTCAGGATTCTATTAATTCATAG
- the LOC136219871 gene encoding sugar transporter ERD6-like 16 isoform X1 codes for MTIRQQKDVEREDFNSLEDLESPLIQGDDEKLVSYKESCDFDKNGSISMVLLSTFVAVSGSFQFGICVGYSAPTQSSIMEDLNLTTAQYSMFGSILTIGAMFGAITSGRISDYLGRKGAMRMSAGFCITGWIAVFFSTGYLSLDMGRFFTGFGIGVFSFVIPIFIAEIAPKNLRGGLTTLNQLLIVTGSSASLLLGSVISWRTLALIGVVPCIVLFAGLFFVPESPRWLAKVGRDKEFQVALQKLRGKDADVTREADEIRVYLHNLQALPKARFLDLFQKQYIRFVFIGVAIMIFQQICGINGIQFYVSQTFVSAGLSSGTIGTIAYACVQVPITVVGALLMDKSGRKPLIMISAAGTFLGCFLTGLSFLLKAQSLLLGLVPIMAVSGVLIFISGFSIGMGAVPWLIMSEILPLNIKGVAGSLVVLVNWIGAWLVSYTFNFLISWSSSGTFFLYSGFSLLSIVFVAKYVPETKGKTLEEIQDSINS; via the exons ATGACAATCAGGCAACAGAAAGATGTTGAACGAGAAGATTTTAACAGTCTTGAAGACTTGGAATCTCCATTAATTCAGGGTGATGATGAGAAACTTGTTTCTTATAAAGAAAGTTGTGATTTTGACAAAAATGGATCCATTTCTATGGTTCTTCTTAGCACATTTGTTGCTGTTTCTGGTTCTTTTCAATTTGGGATTTGT GTGGGGTATTCAGCACCCACTCAATCATCAATCATGGAAGATCTTAATCTCACAACAGCCCAG TACTCAATGTTTGGGTCTATATTGACAATTGGGGCAATGTTTGGTGCTATTACAAGTGGCCGGATTTCAGATTACCTTGGCCGGAAAGGG GCAATGAGAATGTCAGCTGGGTTTTGCATTACAGGCTGGATTGCTGTGTTTTTCTCTACA GGATATTTGTCACTTGACATGGGTAGATTTTTCACTGGATTTGGCATTGGAGTTTTCTCTTTTGTG ataCCAATATTCATAGCAGAAATTGCCCCGAAGAACCTTCGCGGTGGCCTTACCACATTGAATCAG CTCCTAATTGTTACTGGATCATCTGCTTCACTCTTGTTAGGAAGTGTCATATCTTGGAGAACACTAGCTCTAATAGGCGTTGTTCCTTGCATAGTCCTCTTTGCTGGCTTGTTCTTCGTCCCGGAGTCTCCTAGATGGCTA GCGAAAGTTGGCAGAGATAAAGAATTCCAAGTTGCATTGCAGAAACTCCGTGGAAAAGATGCTGATGTTACTCGTGAAGCAGACGAAATCCGA GTTTATCTTCATAACCTTCAAGCCCTTCCGAAAGCTAGATTTCTCGATTTGTTCCAAAAGCAATACATTCGTTTCGTATTC ATTGGAGTGGCAATAATGATATTCCAACAAATCTGTGGAATCAATGGAATTCAATTTTATGTCAGCCAAACTTTTGTATCAGCTG GACTTTCCTCTGGCACAATTGGAACCATAGCTTATGCTTGTGTTCAGGTTCCAATAACAGTAGTTGGAGCATTGCTAATGGACAAATCTGGAAGAAAGCCACTAATTATG ATTTCTGCAGCAGGGACATTCCTTGGTTGCTTCCTGACTGGACTTTCTTTCTTGCTCAAG GCACAAAGTTTATTGCTTGGATTGGTACCTATAATGGCTGTTTCAGGAGTTCTG ATCTTCATATCAGGATTCTCAATTGGAATGGGAGCAGTTCCATGGTtgattatgtcagag ATTCTTCCTTTGAACATAAAGGGAGTTGCTGGAAGTCTGGTGGTGCTTGTCAACTGGATAGGTGCTTGGCTAGTTTCTTACACATTCAACTTCCTAATTAGTTGGAGTTCTTCAG GAACATTCTTTTTGTACTCAGGATTTTCATTGTTGAGTATTGTATTTGTGGCCAAGTATGTGCCAGAAACAAAGGGGAAAACCCTGGAAGAAATTCAGGATTCTATTAATTCATAG